One Dysosmobacter welbionis DNA segment encodes these proteins:
- a CDS encoding response regulator transcription factor gives MYNILICDDEQDIVNALKIYLANPDYHLLEAHTGQEALDALERKDIHLVLLDIMMPEMDGITALAKLRQVSNVPVILLTAKSEDTDKILGLNVGADDYITKPFNPVEVAARVRSQLRRYFQLGSGALRPEVLTLGTIQMDDREKTVAVDGDPVALTPTEYDILKLLLEHPGQVFSPREIYRKVWKDAPFGSENTVAVHIRHLREKIEIDPAEPRYLKVVWGQGYKLEKGMRA, from the coding sequence ATGTATAACATCCTGATCTGCGACGATGAACAGGACATCGTCAACGCGCTGAAAATCTACCTGGCCAATCCGGACTACCATTTGCTGGAGGCCCACACGGGTCAGGAGGCTCTGGATGCCCTGGAGCGGAAGGACATCCATCTGGTGCTGCTGGACATTATGATGCCGGAGATGGACGGGATTACCGCTTTGGCAAAGCTCCGGCAGGTGAGTAACGTGCCGGTGATCCTGCTGACTGCCAAGAGCGAGGACACGGATAAGATCCTGGGCCTCAACGTGGGGGCAGACGACTACATCACCAAGCCCTTCAACCCGGTGGAGGTGGCTGCCCGGGTCCGCAGCCAGCTGCGGCGGTACTTCCAGCTGGGGAGCGGTGCACTCCGGCCGGAGGTGCTGACCCTGGGCACTATCCAGATGGACGACCGGGAGAAGACCGTCGCCGTGGATGGGGATCCGGTAGCTCTGACGCCCACGGAGTACGATATTCTGAAGCTGCTGCTGGAGCACCCGGGGCAGGTGTTCTCCCCCAGGGAGATCTACCGGAAGGTATGGAAGGACGCTCCCTTCGGCAGTGAGAACACAGTGGCGGTTCACATCCGCCACCTGCGGGAGAAGATCGAGATCGACCCGGCGGAGCCCAGATACTTAAAGGTGGTCTGGGGCCAGGGGTACAAACTGGAAAAGGGGATGCGGGCATGA